A region of Lycium barbarum isolate Lr01 chromosome 3, ASM1917538v2, whole genome shotgun sequence DNA encodes the following proteins:
- the LOC132633841 gene encoding uncharacterized protein LOC132633841 — protein sequence MPGVVLQSEGSATPPPEEAEAGPSAAPATPVPVPPAPQPGADDGTLREAVQLLTQLVAGHVYRQGAGDDRVDRRDSQRARDFLLCRPPEFSGSKLAEDPQEFIRQMQRTQRLISASETESVELASYRLHDVETNWYESWMLSRGEGAPPAVWGEFTEAFLAHFLPPEVRRARVDRFLLLKQRGRSVMEYSLEFDSLARYAPAYVADMTDRMHRYVIGLDDYLVDSCTVMAAQTGMDIARIQAHTQSMEDRHRGRQPDSDHDRRWPKRARFAGYSGDSQGGWPQQQSGRSLPPSGRGTQSAGRRFDGAGPFGAG from the coding sequence atgcccggTGTTGTACTACAGTCAGAGGGTTCAGCCACACCACCCCCAGAGGAGGCTgaagcaggtccatcagcagctccagcgactccagtacctgtacctccagccccccagccaggggcggatgatgggaccctgcgagaggcagtccagttattgactcaattggtagcagggcacgtttacagacagggagcaggggatgatcgtgtagacaggcgcgatagtcagagggcccgtgattttctgctttgtcgcccaccagagttttccgggtcaaagctcgcagaagaccctcaggagttcatccgacaaatgcagcgtacccagcgattgattagtgcctccgagacagagtcggttgagttggcgtcataccggttgcacgatgtagagactaattggtacgagtcttggatgctgtccagaggcgagggtgcccctccagccgtatggggagagtttacagaggccttcctggcccattttctacctccggaggtgaggcgggccagagtagacagattcctACTGTTGaaacagaggggcaggagtgtcatggagtacagtctggagtttgattcgctggctagatatgcgcccgcttatgtcgctgatatgactgaccggatgcaccggtatgtgatagggctggatgattatttggttgacagctgtacggtgatggcggcccagacagggatggacattgcccgtatacaggcccacacccagagcatggaggaccggcacagaggacGCCAGCCGGATAGTGATCATGATAGGAGatggcccaagagggccagattcgcggGGTATTCCGGAGATTCCCAAGGCGGATGGCCTCAGCAGCAGTCCGGTAGAtcccttcctccgtcaggccggggtacgcaGTCCGCAGGCAGACGTTTTGATGGTGCAGGTCCGTTTGGGGCCGGCTAG